In Devosia chinhatensis, the following are encoded in one genomic region:
- the dapD gene encoding 2,3,4,5-tetrahydropyridine-2,6-dicarboxylate N-succinyltransferase encodes MSHTQLAQIIDAAFENRGEINFATKGEVRDAVDTALAMLDKGEARVAEKVEGSWQVNQWLKKAVLLSFRLNDNQMISGGPGGSSFWDKVPTKFEGWSENHFRQAGFRAVPGAIVRHSAHIGKGVILMPSFVNLGAYVDEGTMVDTWVTVGSCAQIGRNVHISGGVGIGGVLEPLQAGPVIIEDNCFIGARSEIVEGVVVGEGAVISMGVFIGASTKIVDRATGEIHIGKVPPYSVVVSGSLPGKPLPDGTPGPNLYCAVIVKTVDAQTRSKTGINDLLRD; translated from the coding sequence ATGTCGCATACCCAGCTCGCCCAGATCATCGATGCCGCTTTCGAGAACCGCGGCGAGATCAACTTTGCCACCAAAGGCGAGGTGCGCGATGCGGTCGATACGGCGCTGGCCATGCTCGACAAGGGCGAGGCGCGGGTGGCCGAGAAAGTCGAAGGCAGCTGGCAGGTCAATCAATGGCTCAAGAAGGCGGTGCTGCTGTCCTTCCGCCTCAACGACAACCAGATGATCTCCGGCGGCCCCGGCGGGTCTTCCTTCTGGGATAAGGTGCCCACCAAGTTCGAGGGCTGGAGCGAGAACCATTTCCGCCAGGCCGGCTTCCGCGCCGTGCCCGGAGCGATCGTGCGACACTCGGCCCATATCGGCAAGGGCGTCATCCTTATGCCCAGCTTCGTCAATCTGGGCGCCTATGTCGATGAAGGCACCATGGTCGACACCTGGGTTACCGTCGGCTCCTGCGCCCAGATCGGTCGCAACGTGCACATTTCGGGCGGTGTCGGCATTGGTGGCGTGCTGGAGCCGCTCCAGGCCGGGCCCGTGATCATCGAGGACAATTGCTTTATCGGCGCGCGCTCGGAGATCGTCGAGGGCGTTGTGGTGGGCGAGGGCGCGGTGATCTCGATGGGCGTCTTCATCGGCGCCTCTACCAAGATCGTCGACCGTGCCACGGGCGAAATCCATATCGGCAAGGTGCCGCCCTATTCGGTCGTGGTATCGGGCAGCCTGCCCGGAAAGCCGCTGCCCGATGGCACGCCCGGCCCGAACCTGTACTGCGCCGTCATCGTCAAGACCGTGGACGCCCAGACGCGCTCCAAGACCGGTATCAACGACCTTCTGCGCGACTAG
- a CDS encoding alpha-amylase family glycosyl hydrolase, whose amino-acid sequence MIQPIPTSTYRIQLRDGVTFAHVEAQLDYLAGLAISHLYLSPIFLAPAASTHGYDVLDPTLIDPALGGRE is encoded by the coding sequence GTGATCCAGCCCATTCCCACTTCGACCTATCGCATCCAGCTGCGAGACGGGGTCACCTTCGCCCATGTCGAAGCCCAGCTCGATTATCTGGCCGGTCTGGCCATATCGCACCTTTATCTATCGCCGATCTTTCTGGCTCCGGCAGCATCGACCCATGGCTATGACGTGCTCGATCCCACGCTGATCGACCCGGCCCTGGGCGGGCGGGAGG
- the dapE gene encoding succinyl-diaminopimelate desuccinylase — MAIDPQALLERLIACPSVTPQEAGALDLLERELSASGFAVTRLRFEGDNSYPVDNLFATRGKTGRRLLFAGHTDVVPPGDRAHWTSDPFIPRVAEGRLYGRGAADMKSGIAAFIAACSALPQDAGIIQLAITNDEEADAINGTDKLVGWMVENGHGFDFAIVGEPSSTEIVGDSIKIGRRGSFSGKLTVTGTQGHVAYPHKANNPLPVLAAMATALSSERLDAGTEHFPASNLEITTIDVGNPVSNVIPMSGTLRFNIRYNDLWTPETLGDWVRERIGAVAANQTQVLFEVSGVPSRAFLSPLGADIETLSAVIAARTGKAPDYSTGGGTSDARFIAQYGPVVECGLVGPSMHKADEHIALEDLHSLTAIYTDFMRAFFAGGAK, encoded by the coding sequence GTGGCCATCGATCCGCAAGCCCTGCTCGAACGGCTCATTGCCTGTCCGTCGGTGACGCCGCAAGAGGCTGGGGCGCTGGACCTGCTCGAGCGTGAATTGTCCGCATCGGGCTTTGCGGTCACGCGGCTGCGCTTTGAGGGCGACAATTCCTATCCGGTCGACAATCTCTTCGCCACGCGCGGAAAGACCGGGCGTCGCTTGCTTTTTGCCGGTCATACCGACGTGGTTCCCCCCGGCGACCGGGCGCACTGGACCAGCGATCCCTTCATCCCGCGCGTGGCCGAGGGCAGGCTCTATGGCCGGGGTGCTGCAGACATGAAGTCCGGTATTGCCGCCTTCATTGCTGCCTGCTCGGCCCTGCCGCAGGATGCCGGCATCATCCAGCTGGCTATCACCAATGACGAAGAGGCCGATGCGATCAACGGCACGGACAAGCTCGTCGGCTGGATGGTCGAAAACGGCCATGGCTTCGATTTCGCAATTGTCGGGGAACCCAGTTCCACCGAGATCGTGGGCGACAGCATCAAGATCGGCCGGCGCGGGTCTTTTTCCGGCAAACTGACCGTGACGGGCACGCAGGGTCATGTCGCCTATCCGCACAAGGCCAACAACCCCCTGCCGGTGCTTGCCGCCATGGCCACGGCCCTGTCATCGGAGCGGCTCGACGCGGGAACAGAGCATTTTCCGGCCAGCAATCTCGAGATCACCACGATCGATGTCGGCAATCCCGTGTCCAACGTGATCCCGATGAGCGGCACGCTGCGGTTCAATATCCGCTACAACGATCTCTGGACGCCCGAGACGCTGGGCGATTGGGTCCGCGAGCGGATCGGCGCGGTGGCGGCAAATCAAACCCAAGTCCTGTTCGAGGTCTCGGGTGTGCCTTCGCGCGCGTTTCTTTCACCCCTGGGCGCGGATATCGAGACGCTTTCGGCCGTGATCGCCGCGCGCACCGGCAAGGCACCGGATTATTCGACCGGTGGCGGCACCTCGGACGCGCGCTTCATCGCTCAATATGGTCCGGTGGTGGAATGTGGGCTGGTCGGCCCCTCCATGCACAAGGCCGACGAGCACATTGCTCTCGAGGACCTGCATAGCCTCACCGCCATCTACACCGATTTCATGCGCGCCTTCTTTGCCGGTGGCGCCAAATGA